One stretch of Labrenzia sp. CE80 DNA includes these proteins:
- a CDS encoding arginyltransferase, producing MTHHPTDHPQFYLTAPAPCPYLDGKQERKVFTHLIGQHAPSLNDVLTHGGFRRSQNIAYRPACENCRACISVRVRVDDFEWTKSLKRQWKLGKDVVGTRLPPAPSAEQYDLFRAYLTVRHEDGGMTEMSVLDYAMMVEDTHVETMVLEYRKIGPDSFITGVGEGPLLGVALTDQLADGLSMVYSFYDPDVTGVGLGTYMILDHIQRARRLGLPYVYLGYWVEGSPKMAYKARFQPQEHLGSDGWTLSHGQ from the coding sequence GTGACGCACCACCCGACGGACCATCCTCAGTTCTATCTGACCGCTCCGGCGCCCTGCCCCTATCTGGACGGGAAACAGGAACGGAAGGTGTTCACGCATCTGATTGGCCAGCACGCGCCCTCGCTCAATGACGTCCTCACCCACGGAGGCTTCCGGCGCAGTCAGAACATTGCATATCGGCCCGCCTGCGAAAATTGCCGCGCCTGTATTTCTGTGCGTGTTCGCGTTGATGACTTCGAATGGACCAAATCCCTCAAGCGCCAATGGAAGCTCGGCAAGGACGTTGTCGGAACGCGACTGCCCCCTGCGCCCTCGGCCGAACAATATGACCTGTTCCGAGCCTATCTTACCGTGCGTCACGAGGACGGCGGCATGACGGAGATGAGCGTCCTCGACTACGCAATGATGGTCGAGGACACGCACGTGGAAACGATGGTCCTCGAGTACCGCAAAATTGGTCCTGACAGCTTCATCACCGGCGTTGGTGAGGGACCGCTTCTGGGTGTCGCGCTGACCGACCAGCTCGCAGATGGCCTTTCCATGGTCTATTCCTTCTACGATCCGGACGTGACCGGTGTTGGCCTTGGCACCTATATGATACTTGATCACATCCAGCGAGCGCGCCGCCTGGGTCTGCCTTATGTCTATCTGGGCTACTGGGTCGAGGGATCGCCAAAGATGGCCTATAAGGCACGCTTTCAGCCTCAGGAACATCTGGGTTCTGACGGCTGGACGCTTTCACATGGCCAATAG
- a CDS encoding uracil-DNA glycosylase — protein sequence MMGTVPTDPPLDCDLCPRLVAFREEMDAQHPDWFNAPVPSFTSTDPRLLIVGLAPGMRGANCTGRPFTGDYAGDLLYETMLDFRFATGQYDARPDDGLQLRDAMITNAVRCLPPQNKPTGAEIKACRPFLLSTLDDNPGIRVVLALGRIAHETFLSAMELRRASFAFGHGARHELGVRNLVMFDSYHCSRYNTNTGRLTTEMFRSVFSDIREFLPET from the coding sequence ATGATGGGGACGGTACCGACCGATCCACCGCTTGATTGCGACCTTTGCCCGCGTCTCGTAGCGTTTCGTGAGGAAATGGACGCGCAGCATCCTGACTGGTTCAACGCACCCGTCCCCTCTTTTACATCAACAGACCCGCGACTCCTGATCGTGGGCCTGGCTCCGGGCATGCGCGGTGCGAATTGCACCGGTCGCCCCTTCACCGGCGACTACGCCGGCGACCTTCTCTATGAGACGATGTTGGATTTCCGTTTCGCAACGGGCCAGTACGACGCCCGGCCGGATGACGGTCTTCAATTGCGCGACGCGATGATCACCAACGCGGTGCGCTGCCTGCCTCCTCAGAACAAGCCGACGGGCGCAGAGATCAAGGCTTGCCGTCCGTTTCTCCTGTCGACGCTTGATGACAACCCCGGCATTCGTGTGGTTCTTGCCCTGGGCCGCATTGCGCATGAGACCTTCCTGTCCGCGATGGAGCTGCGCCGCGCAAGCTTTGCCTTCGGCCATGGTGCGCGTCATGAGCTGGGGGTTCGCAATCTGGTGATGTTCGACAGCTATCACTGCTCGCGATACAACACGAACACGGGCCGTCTGACGACCGAGATGTTTCGGTCCGTTTTTTCAGATATTCGAGAGTTTTTGCCTGAAACCTAG
- a CDS encoding NYN domain-containing protein codes for MFDAREKVALFIDGANLYSTAKAIGFDIDYKRLLREFQGQAYLLRAYYYTALIEDQEYSSIRPLIDWLDYNGYKVITKPVKEFVDSSGRRKVKGNMDIELAVDAMQIVETVDHVVLFSGDGDFRYLVEALQRRGRKVSVVSTLKTQPPMIADDLRRQADHFIDLSTLANKIGRDPSERPMRPAPVADDIDDEDDDY; via the coding sequence ATGTTTGATGCACGAGAGAAAGTTGCTTTATTTATTGATGGTGCAAACCTGTATTCGACTGCAAAGGCGATTGGGTTTGATATTGATTATAAGCGGCTTCTAAGAGAGTTTCAGGGACAGGCATATTTGCTTCGTGCCTATTATTACACCGCCCTCATCGAAGACCAGGAATATTCTTCGATCCGTCCGCTGATCGATTGGCTTGACTATAATGGTTACAAGGTAATCACCAAGCCTGTGAAAGAATTTGTCGATTCTTCCGGCCGCCGGAAAGTCAAAGGCAACATGGACATCGAATTGGCTGTCGATGCGATGCAGATCGTTGAGACGGTTGATCACGTGGTCCTGTTCTCCGGAGACGGCGATTTCCGCTATCTTGTTGAGGCGCTGCAACGTCGTGGCCGCAAGGTCAGTGTTGTGTCGACCCTGAAGACACAGCCGCCAATGATCGCAGACGATCTGCGCCGCCAGGCCGATCACTTCATCGACCTGTCGACACTTGCTAACAAGATCGGCCGTGATCCTTCTGAGCGTCCTATGCGTCCTGCGCCCGTTGCAGACGACATCGATGATGAAGACGACGACTACTGA
- the rpoZ gene encoding DNA-directed RNA polymerase subunit omega, protein MARVTVEDCIDKVENRFELVLLAAHRARMISSGSPLTLDRDNDKNPVVALREIAEQTVSPEDMKEDLIHSLQKYVEVDEPEAEAVPLVPSSASQPTTQVNAVDDSAVEFDRMSEEDLLRGLEGLVPPERSDDI, encoded by the coding sequence ATGGCGCGCGTGACCGTCGAGGACTGTATCGACAAGGTCGAGAATCGTTTTGAGCTTGTGCTTTTGGCCGCTCATCGCGCTCGCATGATCTCGAGCGGTTCGCCGCTGACATTGGACCGGGACAACGACAAGAACCCCGTCGTCGCCCTCCGTGAGATTGCCGAGCAGACCGTAAGCCCGGAAGACATGAAGGAAGATCTGATTCACTCCCTTCAGAAGTACGTCGAAGTCGATGAACCGGAAGCCGAAGCCGTGCCGCTCGTCCCGTCGAGTGCATCTCAGCCAACGACACAGGTCAATGCCGTGGACGACAGCGCAGTCGAATTCGACCGCATGTCCGAGGAAGATCTGTTGCGCGGCCTAGAGGGTCTTGTTCCGCCGGAACGTTCAGACGATATTTGA
- a CDS encoding bifunctional (p)ppGpp synthetase/guanosine-3',5'-bis(diphosphate) 3'-pyrophosphohydrolase, translating to MMRQYELVERVTRYNPDADEGLLNKAYVYAMQKHGPQTRASGDPYFSHPLEVAAILTDLHLDDATIAVALLHDTIEDTDATRTEIDTLFGEEIGKLVDGLTKIKRLDLVSRKAKQAENFRKLLLAIADDVRVLLVKLADRLHNMRTLHHMPEHKRGRIAEETMEIYAPLAGRMGMHDMREELEDIAFKTLNPDAYETISERLAEQREDNAELILEIEQTLTERLAERGMAAVVKGREKRPYSIFRKMQQKSLGFEQLSDIYGFRVTVGTVEACYRVLGVIHTTWPTVPGRFKDYISTPKQNDYRSIHTTIVGPSRQRVELQIRTITMDRVAELGIAAHALYKDGETGGRNIARHTDDCRAYEWLRRTIDLLAEGDTPEEFLENTKLELFHDQVFCFTPKGRLIALPRGATPIDFAYAVHTGIGNTCVGCKLNGKIMPLVTELRNGDEVEIIRSNAQTPPPAWEAIAITGKARAAIRRATRESVRTQYGALGEHILKRAFARADKSYSEELLETALTELNQASIADLLASVGRGDVSAQSVLKSAHPDYQDDRAAQTSPMPEEGWFGLEKAAGLKFRIPANELDEAVRDHVAKNDDPYGPALPIRGLSGDIPVSFAPDGGAVPGDRIVGILTPSEGLTIYPIQSPALKEFDDQSERWVDVRWDIDVDNPERFPARLSISAVNEPGSLAAIAQTIGENSGNIDNVKMVRKAQDFHQMIIDLEVWDLKHLNRIINQLRSRATVSSVTRVNG from the coding sequence ATGATGCGCCAATATGAACTCGTAGAACGGGTCACCCGATACAATCCCGACGCGGACGAAGGCCTTTTGAACAAGGCCTATGTTTACGCGATGCAGAAGCATGGCCCGCAAACGCGCGCATCTGGCGATCCCTATTTTTCCCATCCCCTCGAAGTTGCCGCGATCCTCACTGACCTGCATCTGGATGACGCGACCATTGCCGTCGCTCTCCTGCATGACACCATCGAGGACACCGACGCGACTCGGACAGAAATCGATACGCTGTTCGGCGAGGAAATCGGCAAGCTCGTGGATGGGCTGACCAAGATCAAGCGCCTTGATCTTGTCTCAAGAAAGGCCAAGCAGGCCGAAAACTTCCGCAAGCTCCTCCTTGCGATCGCAGACGATGTTCGGGTTCTTCTGGTCAAGCTGGCCGACCGGCTGCACAACATGCGTACACTCCACCACATGCCCGAGCACAAGCGTGGACGCATCGCCGAAGAGACGATGGAAATCTATGCACCGCTCGCCGGGCGCATGGGCATGCACGACATGCGCGAAGAGCTTGAGGACATCGCCTTCAAGACACTCAATCCGGATGCCTATGAGACGATTTCCGAGCGGCTTGCAGAACAACGGGAAGACAATGCCGAGCTGATCCTCGAAATCGAGCAAACGCTGACCGAGCGGCTCGCTGAAAGAGGCATGGCGGCGGTGGTCAAGGGCCGTGAAAAGCGGCCCTATTCGATTTTCCGCAAGATGCAGCAGAAGTCACTCGGCTTTGAGCAGCTTTCCGATATCTACGGCTTTCGCGTTACGGTCGGAACGGTGGAAGCCTGCTATCGGGTCCTGGGTGTCATTCACACCACCTGGCCAACGGTCCCAGGCCGCTTCAAGGACTATATCTCGACGCCGAAACAGAACGACTATCGCTCGATCCATACCACGATTGTCGGGCCATCGCGCCAACGTGTCGAACTGCAAATCCGGACGATCACGATGGACCGCGTAGCGGAACTGGGCATTGCCGCCCATGCGCTCTACAAGGACGGAGAGACCGGAGGCCGCAATATCGCGCGTCACACCGACGATTGCCGCGCCTACGAGTGGTTGCGGCGGACGATCGATTTGCTCGCCGAAGGTGACACGCCGGAAGAGTTCCTAGAAAACACCAAGCTTGAACTGTTCCACGACCAAGTTTTCTGCTTCACGCCGAAGGGGCGCCTTATTGCCCTGCCCCGTGGGGCCACGCCGATCGATTTCGCTTATGCAGTCCATACTGGCATCGGCAACACCTGTGTCGGCTGCAAGCTGAACGGCAAGATCATGCCGCTGGTGACGGAGCTGCGCAATGGCGACGAAGTGGAGATCATCCGCTCGAACGCTCAGACCCCGCCCCCTGCTTGGGAGGCCATTGCGATCACCGGCAAGGCACGTGCGGCGATCCGCCGGGCCACGCGGGAATCTGTCCGCACCCAATATGGCGCATTGGGTGAGCACATCCTAAAACGCGCATTCGCACGCGCCGACAAAAGCTATTCCGAAGAGCTTCTCGAGACGGCACTTACCGAGCTCAACCAAGCCAGCATCGCTGACCTTCTGGCGTCGGTCGGCCGCGGCGATGTCAGTGCTCAGTCCGTCTTGAAGTCCGCCCATCCCGATTATCAGGACGACCGGGCCGCTCAGACCAGCCCGATGCCCGAAGAAGGCTGGTTTGGTCTGGAAAAGGCAGCCGGTCTCAAATTCCGCATACCCGCCAATGAGCTGGACGAAGCGGTCAGGGATCACGTAGCCAAGAACGATGACCCTTATGGACCGGCCCTGCCGATCCGTGGCCTCTCAGGCGACATTCCTGTCAGCTTCGCACCAGATGGCGGCGCGGTGCCCGGCGATCGCATTGTCGGCATCTTGACACCTTCCGAGGGACTCACGATCTATCCGATACAGTCGCCGGCGCTGAAAGAATTTGATGATCAGAGCGAACGTTGGGTCGACGTTCGTTGGGATATCGATGTAGACAACCCGGAACGTTTTCCGGCGAGGCTTTCGATTTCGGCTGTCAACGAACCGGGTTCTCTTGCGGCGATCGCGCAAACGATTGGCGAAAACAGCGGCAATATCGATAATGTGAAAATGGTGCGCAAAGCGCAAGATTTTCACCAGATGATCATTGATCTCGAGGTATGGGATCTGAAACACCTGAACCGGATCATCAATCAGCTCCGGTCAAGGGCCACAGTCTCCAGCGTGACGCGGGTGAACGGCTGA
- the pyrE gene encoding orotate phosphoribosyltransferase has product MTRDEVLQQFREAGAIMEGHFILSSGLRSPTFLQKARVFMYPDRTEILCKALAEKIKASDLGHIDYIISPAMGGIIPGYETARHMGIPAMWVEREGGEFRLRRFELPKGARVIVIEDIVSTGLSSRETVTSLKGLGANVLAVACLIDRSAGEADAGVPIIALADYKVPAYEADKLPPELAAIPPVKPGSRGLA; this is encoded by the coding sequence ATGACGCGCGACGAAGTCTTGCAACAGTTTCGAGAAGCTGGTGCCATCATGGAAGGCCATTTTATCCTTTCATCCGGCCTTCGCAGCCCGACCTTTCTGCAAAAAGCCCGCGTGTTCATGTATCCGGATCGGACGGAGATTCTCTGCAAGGCATTGGCCGAGAAGATCAAAGCTTCCGACTTGGGGCACATCGACTATATTATTTCTCCGGCGATGGGCGGGATCATTCCTGGCTATGAAACGGCTCGCCACATGGGTATTCCGGCGATGTGGGTGGAACGTGAAGGAGGTGAATTCCGGCTTCGCCGCTTCGAGTTGCCCAAGGGTGCTCGCGTGATTGTGATTGAGGATATCGTTTCAACCGGCCTTTCCAGCCGGGAAACCGTAACATCACTTAAAGGCCTTGGGGCGAATGTCCTTGCGGTTGCCTGTTTGATTGACCGATCTGCGGGTGAAGCCGACGCAGGCGTGCCAATCATTGCCTTGGCGGACTACAAGGTTCCAGCGTACGAGGCAGACAAGCTGCCGCCGGAACTTGCCGCCATTCCGCCTGTAAAACCGGGAAGCCGCGGCCTCGCCTGA
- a CDS encoding DUF2062 domain-containing protein: MLFRRRKIPTRIERLRVAVWPRHSWVRSTRYYGKRVLRLTATPHAIAIGFAAGAFASFTPLIGFHFLLSFALAYVVRGNLIAAALGTSVGNPLTFPIIWASTFKLGGWILRGKAPAPGHVEIHEQFQARLLTKSVDMLLPMLKPMLVGAIPLGLIVGAVSYFIVFKSVEVYQRRRRHSLARKRGLLSDDMNSDIGE, translated from the coding sequence ATGCTGTTCCGACGTCGAAAAATTCCCACGAGAATCGAACGCCTGCGGGTCGCCGTCTGGCCTCGGCACAGCTGGGTTCGCTCGACGCGCTATTACGGCAAACGGGTTCTCAGGTTGACAGCTACGCCCCATGCCATCGCCATCGGATTTGCGGCGGGAGCCTTCGCCTCTTTCACCCCGCTGATCGGCTTTCACTTTCTTTTGTCTTTCGCGCTTGCATACGTTGTTCGCGGCAACCTGATCGCGGCGGCTCTTGGCACTTCCGTTGGCAATCCGTTGACATTCCCGATCATCTGGGCATCAACGTTCAAGCTCGGTGGCTGGATCTTGAGAGGCAAAGCGCCGGCTCCCGGACATGTGGAAATTCACGAGCAGTTTCAGGCGCGCCTTTTGACCAAATCGGTGGATATGCTTTTGCCGATGCTCAAGCCCATGCTGGTCGGTGCGATACCTCTTGGACTGATTGTCGGCGCCGTCAGCTATTTCATCGTCTTCAAGAGTGTCGAGGTTTATCAGAGGCGCCGCCGACATTCCCTAGCACGTAAACGCGGCTTGCTCTCTGACGACATGAACAGCGACATTGGCGAATAG
- the acpS gene encoding holo-ACP synthase, with protein MILGIGSDLIDIRRIEKTLNRFGERFTNRVFTEVERAKSDRRAERAASYAKRFAAKEACSKALGTGLRMGIAWREMGVVNLPSGKPTVTLTGGAAERLIAMTPEGFIARVDLTITDDFPLAQAFVVITAWPTDWPEAPNPD; from the coding sequence ATGATCCTTGGCATTGGCAGCGACCTGATAGACATCCGGCGGATTGAAAAGACGCTGAACCGCTTCGGCGAGCGCTTCACAAACCGGGTTTTTACGGAGGTTGAGCGGGCAAAATCCGACAGACGCGCCGAGCGTGCAGCCTCCTACGCCAAACGGTTTGCCGCCAAGGAGGCCTGCTCAAAGGCGCTCGGTACAGGACTGAGAATGGGTATTGCGTGGCGCGAGATGGGGGTGGTCAATCTCCCCTCGGGCAAACCAACGGTCACATTGACCGGCGGCGCGGCCGAGCGCCTGATCGCGATGACGCCGGAAGGTTTCATTGCGCGTGTGGACCTGACGATCACAGACGATTTCCCGCTGGCGCAGGCCTTTGTCGTGATCACTGCATGGCCGACCGATTGGCCTGAGGCGCCGAACCCGGACTGA
- the lepB gene encoding signal peptidase I: MTDTKTDKDGGLYETVKIIVQALLLALIVRTFLFQPFNIPSGSMKDTLLIGDYLFVSKFSYGYSRYSFPLGLGPFSGRIMGSEPERGDVVVFKLPKDNSTDYIKRVIGLPGDRIQVIDGVVHINDKPVERKQIDDYIEDTGFGVQRVARYRETLPNGVTYDTLDLTSRGTLDNTRVYEVPEGHYFMMGDNRDNSTDSRVLSAVGYVPFENLVGRAEILFFSVKDGEPAWMVWKWPWTVRWDRIFKTL, encoded by the coding sequence GTGACGGACACCAAGACGGACAAGGACGGCGGTCTCTACGAAACGGTCAAGATCATCGTACAGGCGCTGTTGCTGGCCTTGATCGTGCGAACCTTTTTGTTCCAGCCATTCAACATTCCTTCCGGATCGATGAAGGATACCCTGCTGATCGGCGACTATCTCTTTGTCTCCAAGTTCAGCTACGGCTATTCGCGCTACTCGTTCCCCCTGGGTCTTGGTCCGTTTTCGGGCCGCATCATGGGGTCAGAGCCCGAACGCGGCGATGTAGTCGTCTTCAAGTTGCCGAAAGACAACTCGACCGACTATATCAAGCGCGTCATCGGCCTGCCCGGAGACCGGATTCAGGTCATCGACGGTGTGGTCCACATCAACGACAAGCCTGTGGAACGCAAGCAGATCGACGACTACATCGAAGACACCGGCTTCGGCGTCCAGCGCGTGGCGCGGTACCGAGAGACCCTGCCCAACGGTGTGACCTACGATACGCTCGACCTGACCAGCCGTGGCACGTTGGACAACACGCGAGTCTATGAAGTTCCCGAAGGCCACTATTTCATGATGGGCGACAACCGGGATAATTCCACCGACAGCCGTGTGCTCTCTGCTGTTGGCTATGTGCCATTCGAAAACCTCGTCGGACGCGCCGAAATCCTGTTCTTCTCCGTGAAGGATGGCGAACCGGCCTGGATGGTGTGGAAGTGGCCCTGGACAGTGCGTTGGGACCGAATTTTCAAGACGCTCTGA
- the rnc gene encoding ribonuclease III, with translation MPRDDTGKAMTELKKRLGHDFADDKLLTVALTHASALDPSESVTGSYQRLEFLGDRVLGLAVATMLNEHFPDADEGELARRFNHMVKRETCAEIAAELRIGEAMRIGHSEAQTGGRKKAALLADICEAVIAAIYLDGGFEAAERFIQRLWEPRMLTWSGPLRDAKTTLQEWAQSRGLPTPRYDVISRDGPDHAPRFVVGVTVQGLAQGSGKGGSKRIAEQSAAEAVLRREGVWNE, from the coding sequence ATGCCGCGCGATGATACCGGCAAAGCCATGACCGAGCTGAAAAAGCGCCTGGGGCATGACTTTGCGGACGACAAGCTTTTGACGGTTGCCCTGACCCATGCAAGCGCGCTTGATCCATCCGAAAGTGTGACTGGCAGCTATCAGCGGCTGGAGTTTCTCGGCGACCGGGTCCTCGGCCTAGCTGTCGCGACGATGCTCAACGAGCACTTTCCGGATGCCGACGAAGGTGAGCTGGCGCGGCGTTTCAACCACATGGTCAAGCGGGAGACCTGCGCCGAAATCGCGGCAGAACTGCGCATCGGCGAGGCCATGCGGATCGGCCACAGCGAGGCGCAAACCGGTGGACGCAAAAAGGCCGCTCTTCTGGCCGATATCTGCGAAGCGGTGATCGCGGCCATCTATCTCGACGGCGGTTTCGAAGCGGCTGAGCGGTTCATTCAGCGCCTTTGGGAGCCTCGTATGTTAACCTGGAGCGGCCCCTTGCGCGATGCAAAGACCACGCTACAGGAATGGGCCCAATCGAGAGGGCTGCCGACACCGCGCTATGATGTCATCAGCCGCGACGGTCCGGACCATGCACCGCGCTTTGTTGTCGGTGTAACGGTCCAGGGACTTGCCCAGGGCAGTGGCAAAGGCGGATCGAAGAGAATTGCAGAACAAAGCGCGGCGGAAGCCGTTTTGCGCCGGGAAGGCGTGTGGAACGAATAG
- the era gene encoding GTPase Era, which translates to MPDDTRAGFIALIGAPNAGKSTLINQLVGTKVSIVTHKVQTTRAIVRGVAMHGKSQLVLVDTPGIFQPKRRLDRAMVDTAWGGARDADVIALLIDARKGIDEEVEAIMKRLEGIKTPKVLILNKIDVAKREKLLKVAQAANDIIRFDETFMVSALNGDGAETVLDYFAGQVHEGPWLYPEDQPSDLPLRILAAEITREKLFERLHQELPYISTVETEKWETRKDGSARIEQTIYVERDSQKSIVLGHRGQTIKQISQSSRHEISEIIEAPVHLFLFVKVRENWADDPERYREMGLEFPK; encoded by the coding sequence ATGCCTGACGACACGCGAGCGGGTTTCATTGCCCTGATCGGCGCGCCCAATGCCGGCAAGTCGACGCTGATCAACCAGCTTGTCGGGACAAAGGTCTCGATCGTCACGCACAAGGTGCAAACGACGCGAGCCATCGTGCGCGGTGTCGCGATGCACGGCAAGTCACAGCTTGTGCTGGTCGACACGCCAGGCATCTTTCAACCCAAACGACGTCTTGATCGCGCTATGGTCGACACGGCATGGGGCGGCGCGCGTGATGCAGATGTCATCGCGCTTCTCATCGATGCCCGCAAAGGTATCGACGAAGAAGTTGAAGCCATTATGAAGCGCCTTGAAGGCATCAAGACGCCGAAGGTACTGATTCTCAACAAGATTGATGTCGCAAAGCGAGAGAAGCTGCTCAAGGTGGCCCAAGCGGCCAATGACATCATCCGCTTTGACGAAACTTTCATGGTGTCGGCCCTGAATGGCGATGGCGCGGAAACCGTTCTGGATTATTTCGCCGGGCAGGTTCACGAAGGCCCTTGGCTTTATCCGGAAGACCAGCCTTCCGACCTGCCGCTTCGCATTCTCGCAGCCGAGATCACGCGTGAGAAGCTTTTCGAGCGTCTGCACCAGGAACTTCCTTACATTTCCACCGTCGAAACCGAGAAGTGGGAAACCCGAAAGGATGGCTCAGCCCGGATCGAACAGACGATTTACGTCGAGCGGGACAGCCAGAAAAGCATTGTCCTTGGTCATCGTGGCCAGACGATCAAACAAATCTCGCAGTCGTCGCGTCACGAGATCTCCGAGATCATTGAGGCGCCGGTGCATCTGTTCCTTTTCGTCAAGGTGCGCGAGAATTGGGCCGACGATCCGGAACGCTACCGGGAGATGGGGCTTGAGTTCCCCAAATAG